TTTGATATCCATTCATACAGTGTGTACGCACTACTTCACGTGTATTGCTATTGCAGAGACATAATGTTGTTAACACAGGGAGTTgttcaactccctggtttaacaCGCTTGACAGAGTTTCATGGATAGGTTGGGATGAATACAACGGTATCTAATATACTGATTGTCAGCCGATCGGAGACAATTCGTACCAATCCTTGCCTGAGTGGTGAATGAAATTCAATGTGACAGAGGAATGTTCAATGTGTTTTGCTGATTTAATAGTCTAACATGCTAGTAATAGCCTACTATATAGAAACAACGCGTAGAAAACGTTTGTTCTTGGGGTTACGGCAGTATACCCAGTTCCTTTGCGGGGCACTGTTTTTGCCTCTCTCACATCTTCGATCAGTTTCCACCCATGCCTGCTACCCGTGATACACGTCTAAGATTGcaagaaaataattattataaaatacactttttgcaaaaagaaaagaaagacagaaaaggACTTCTTCCAGGCTTCGCTAATTTCTAAAGCTTTGTATTCTGAATAAAAGCAGTCTGCAATTCTTTCGGTCAAGGTGTCGCGACTACGGTTGGCAAACACCGACGACTTCATCCGGTGAGCTTTTTGAATGGAACTGAGCAAATATTTAGGTGTGTAACACATTGGTTGCACGTGTTAAAATACGCACAATCCATACCGAGGGTCGTTCTTTTATTATGTAAATACTTTCACGTGGGATATCAGACTATAATGCTTGATACCTTCACTAGAAGCATCCTGATAACAGTGTTCATAAGTTTTATGCACAGCTGATAGCTAGTATGTCTGTCGACCGTATGTGAACTTTAAGAAAAGACTTCCAAGATGGAAGTATATGGCCACGATAAGCCAATCAAGATTCCTGTATATACTGACTAACAAAACAggtgacaagaaaaaaatcaaacaattgtaaaaaGTGCCCCATGAAGTGGTCAATTAATGGTAAGACTTCGTGGCCAATTCGAATCCATCTAGAATATTTTCCTTACATTTTTTTGTCTTATAACTGGTTGCATTAGGTCATATAAACGTTTACGGCTGCTGTATTTTCCATTGGATGCATGGTCTAACTAAGAGATCATTGGTGTGCTTACAACCATTGAATGCCTTATGATTATTAAGCCATTCAGTTTGGTGTCAAACACAGAATATTATTTGGGATTTTAAAActtatatttattgttttttttcaggTAAACTACAtgcaaatatttgatttttttatgcCAAACTTTCATTTCTCTTGTTGTTATGTTGGTGTACTGAATGATCATTATATTTCTACTTTTCTAGGTACTTATTTCATCTTTCCTCTATACTGGTAACATAAGCTATACCAACCGACTagaaaatatagcaccagatgaTGGGCCTGGCAAATAGTAGCAATCAATGTTTGGTCACTTCTGTTATTATCGTCTGGCGATTCAAACGGCCACAGAACCCAAGGTTAACCTAACCCAGTGTTCCCCACTGAGAGATTCAATTGCATCAACCAAACACCACAGTCTCTCTGCAAGACATATGAAGAAGCATAAACCCTACCAATCTGAACAAAGTCATTCTCAGGAGGTGAAGAGAGATGCATTTAGTTTACGACAGTGTTACATGTTTGCAAAGGACCCGAGACACTTATAGTTGTTTGTGAGTGATTCAATCGCCAATGTCACAGAGAAGAGCTTGCTATACTTATATATGTTACTCAAACTAAAGCGTTTCAAAACAGTGAACGTATTAAGATGTAAACACAATATAAGGGACTTTATTAATTTGAAACCAGTCTAAGGCATTCATCATGAGAGAGTAATAAGACAATGAAACACTATTTTGAAACGTTATCCGTGACAAgttataaaattgaaataaaaatcatCACAACATTGCGTAACGGTATGGCTCGCACAAAGAGATGCTATTGAAAAGTGTCACAGTTATGGCAAATTTGACCATCCACGGCTGACATCTAAAAACTAGTATCAGTGTTGCAAGAGGAGAGAACGTTTGGCAATTCTTGAATTATTAGGTATTCTTGGAAAAAAATTACTGTAACGAGCTACTCATATTAAGCCAGGGAGTATacataaatatcatattatttttcatgtgTCTACCAAATATTGAAACGGTGGCTAAGACAGATATTCATTTATTAGTCTTTCACACAAGAAAAGCCGTCACCAGTAACAACTTACAGGGCGCTCTTTTCATTCACAACTCTACTGGAACATGACATTTTCCTTTGTTGCTTTTTGAAGTTTCCTCTAAGGAACCCTAAATAACACAAGTCTTCAGAATTAATGCAAATATTAATTGCAAAATATAGAACAGAGGTATATTCATTTACAGATTAACTTCATTTCCTTGTCGTTATAAGACGACGATATGTCATAAGAACGTTGTTGTCACTTTGAGCAACAGAAACAACCCTACTAGTTATACCAGGTTGCACTTACCTCCTCCACATGTGCGCATCTTCGTTTCGCCGATTTTCGGTTCTCCGTTAACTTTCCGTTCGTTGTTCAATTTGCGTAACGTACAGACATCATCGTAGAGCTGACCGTCAGCACCACACACAGTGTCCCTGTCATAACAAACACATGTCCCAACCTCACCAAATTCTACCCTGGCTTGGAAGTGCAGCATGTACCTTGCACAAAACAAACCCTTCCCGCAAATACCGTCTTCCCAAGAGAAACCCCCACATCTCTCTCCGAGTCCCGATGAACAAACTTTGCAACACCCACATGCGTCTTTCGTGAGTTCCATGCTCGTGCAGTCCGTTCGAGACACCTTGGAACAGGCGCTGCGGTCACATTTTGGGCACCCCTCGGTAATAAGGGGACCTTTGGAACGCTTGGTCCTCCCCTCAACCACGGCGAGGCCGACGATACAGAGCACTACCAGTAGTTTCATCTTTCTTGGCAGCTTGTCAAACAGCTTCTGAAGCCCGACAATGAATCGCAGGAGAAATCAAATATTGGTAAGATGAACCTTCTAGTTGTTGGGAACTCCCGTTGCGTTGGAATGACACGACACCGATGTCAATTTAGGAAGTGCGACCGTGAGAAAGGTAATGCACTTCTTGTACTATAAGAATGTCGACCCAGCGAAGGAGAGGCTGGAAAGAAAGTGAAGCTAAAAACTAGTATCGAGTGGTAACTGAAGAGGTAAAACTCGAGACTAATTGTTATAGCACCCAGGAAACCTCCACGTGTGAATGAACTCTGTAAAGAGTAACCCGTAAGTTCCCGTTGCAGTAAGACGGTGCTCCCTCCGCGAGAATT
Above is a genomic segment from Apostichopus japonicus isolate 1M-3 chromosome 5, ASM3797524v1, whole genome shotgun sequence containing:
- the LOC139967844 gene encoding insulin-like growth factor-binding protein 7 encodes the protein MKLLVVLCIVGLAVVEGRTKRSKGPLITEGCPKCDRSACSKVSRTDCTSMELTKDACGCCKVCSSGLGERCGGFSWEDGICGKGLFCARYMLHFQARVEFGEVGTCVCYDRDTVCGADGQLYDDVCTLRKLNNERKVNGEPKIGETKMRTCGGVPKIKTRPDNVAVTESGQFYLNCEAEGIPIPDIYWTRGRKKLPSDEDNVSVQVRGGPMKNCVSSWVMVNNALMKDEGEYICHVENNEGKVNASAMVDVMA